From a region of the Natranaerovirga pectinivora genome:
- a CDS encoding dipicolinate synthase subunit DpsA, whose protein sequence is MAKSGNISIIGGDLRLVHLANKLSDSLNVLVFGNKHKDLLPSIHKTNNLDVAIDCSNTIIFPIPFSKNKNDIYAPFANEDVFLEDVYKKDFSDKTIVGGAFTKEFKGFIEKNQGVLVELMEDDAFEVYNSIPTAEGVIELLMQGSEITIYGSKSLILGFGKCGITQGDLLKAMGSSVTIGARNKSQLALANIKGLNTLNIEEIELNDYIGEFDFIINTVPAGLVKNIDFTHINRAQIVVDIANQLDNQIINKTKIINARGIPGKYSPKSAAEIIYKTLTDKNIIRNVK, encoded by the coding sequence ATGGCGAAAAGTGGAAATATCTCAATTATAGGTGGCGATTTACGCCTTGTTCATTTGGCAAATAAATTAAGTGATTCATTAAATGTACTAGTGTTTGGGAATAAACATAAAGATTTATTGCCTTCCATACACAAAACCAATAATCTTGATGTTGCTATTGACTGTAGCAATACGATTATTTTTCCTATACCATTTTCTAAAAATAAAAATGATATTTATGCACCCTTTGCTAATGAAGATGTGTTTTTAGAGGATGTTTATAAAAAAGATTTCTCCGATAAAACCATTGTTGGAGGTGCTTTTACCAAAGAGTTTAAAGGGTTTATTGAGAAGAATCAAGGGGTTTTGGTGGAGTTAATGGAGGATGATGCCTTTGAAGTTTATAATTCAATTCCTACTGCAGAAGGGGTTATTGAATTATTAATGCAGGGATCAGAAATTACTATTTATGGCAGTAAAAGTTTAATTCTTGGATTTGGTAAATGTGGTATAACCCAAGGAGATTTATTAAAAGCAATGGGATCATCAGTAACTATTGGTGCTAGAAATAAATCACAATTGGCTTTGGCTAATATAAAGGGATTAAACACATTAAATATTGAAGAAATAGAATTAAATGATTATATAGGGGAGTTTGATTTTATTATAAATACTGTTCCAGCAGGGTTGGTTAAGAATATTGACTTTACTCATATTAATAGAGCTCAAATAGTTGTTGATATTGCAAATCAGTTGGATAATCAAATCATAAATAAAACAAAAATAATAAATGCCAGAGGTATCCCAGGAAAATATTCTCCCAAATCAGCAGCAGAAATCATTTATAAAACACTAACAGATAAAAACATCATTAGAAATGTTAAATGA
- a CDS encoding dipicolinate synthase subunit B gives MKVFENIKIGFVITGSFCTIPQIFEEMKRLIEMGATIFPIMSENSISMDTRFGTAEDNMNKFREITGNEIQTKINETELIGPNKPYDMLVVAPCTGNTMAKLANAITDTAALMAIKATLRNSMPVVLAISTNDGLGLNLKNLGTLMNTRGLFFVPFGQDNYRKKPRSLVADLNKLPETILEALEDRQLQPVIITYEQ, from the coding sequence ATGAAAGTATTTGAAAACATTAAAATAGGATTTGTAATCACAGGCTCTTTTTGTACCATACCACAAATATTCGAAGAAATGAAAAGGTTAATTGAGATGGGTGCTACTATTTTTCCAATTATGTCAGAGAACTCTATCTCTATGGATACTAGATTTGGAACGGCAGAAGACAATATGAATAAATTTAGAGAGATCACAGGTAATGAAATCCAAACAAAAATAAATGAAACTGAATTGATAGGTCCAAACAAACCATATGATATGTTGGTAGTAGCACCATGTACAGGCAATACAATGGCAAAATTAGCAAATGCCATTACAGATACAGCTGCTTTGATGGCTATAAAAGCAACTCTTAGAAATAGTATGCCAGTAGTACTTGCCATTTCTACAAACGATGGTTTAGGATTAAATTTAAAAAATTTAGGAACATTAATGAACACAAGGGGATTATTTTTTGTTCCATTTGGTCAAGATAATTATAGAAAAAAACCACGCTCCTTAGTAGCGGATTTAAATAAATTACCAGAAACAATATTAGAAGCTCTTGAAGATAGACAATTACAACCTGTCATTATCACATATGAACAATAG
- a CDS encoding ClpP family protease, with protein MKNQQSKDEIQSEQIKEFGQVTLENQVKQSKIHLLTIVGQIEGHMTLPQQNKTTKYEHVLPQLASIEDNEEIEGLLILLNTVGGDVEAGLAISEMIASLSKPTVSLVLGGSHSIGVPLAVSADYCFIVPSATMIIHPVRMSGTVIGISQTFEYFEKMQERILEFITRNSSISKDRLKHLMLDTGQLAKDVGSILVGKEAVGEGLINEIGGINEAIAKLYEFIEVKKNTNEQNPINNIAPETINPAINPSINPAIQPTPNQNPMN; from the coding sequence ATGAAAAACCAACAGAGTAAAGATGAAATACAAAGTGAGCAAATAAAAGAATTTGGCCAGGTAACATTAGAAAATCAAGTAAAACAAAGTAAAATACACTTATTAACAATAGTTGGTCAAATAGAAGGACATATGACATTGCCTCAACAGAATAAAACAACAAAATATGAGCATGTACTTCCACAATTGGCATCCATAGAAGATAATGAAGAGATAGAAGGTTTGTTAATTCTATTAAATACAGTAGGTGGCGATGTAGAAGCTGGCTTAGCAATAAGTGAAATGATAGCATCTCTTAGCAAACCTACTGTTTCATTAGTTTTAGGAGGAAGCCACTCCATAGGTGTACCATTAGCCGTATCTGCAGACTACTGTTTTATTGTACCTTCAGCAACAATGATTATTCACCCAGTAAGAATGAGCGGAACAGTTATTGGTATATCACAAACATTTGAGTATTTTGAGAAAATGCAAGAAAGAATATTAGAATTTATTACTAGAAATTCTAGTATTTCAAAAGATAGGCTTAAACACTTGATGTTAGACACTGGACAATTGGCTAAAGATGTAGGATCTATTTTAGTGGGCAAAGAGGCAGTAGGGGAAGGGTTAATAAACGAAATAGGTGGCATTAATGAAGCCATAGCAAAGCTTTATGAATTTATTGAAGTCAAAAAAAATACCAATGAACAAAATCCAATAAATAATATTGCTCCAGAGACAATTAATCCAGCAATTAACCCAAGTATTAACCCAGCGATTCAACCAACTCCCAATCAAAACCCAATGAATTAG
- a CDS encoding YlzJ-like family protein yields MLYTIIPDEDIFKNKEEETEYQYDEFALKNCTLQVCKVGSAYRVDRIISTDPAAYLDKELQPGAMLNELRMNQLMNEK; encoded by the coding sequence ATGTTATATACAATTATTCCAGATGAAGATATTTTTAAAAACAAAGAAGAGGAAACAGAATACCAATACGACGAATTTGCACTAAAAAATTGTACATTACAAGTGTGCAAAGTAGGAAGCGCTTATAGAGTTGATAGAATAATATCAACTGATCCAGCTGCTTATTTGGACAAAGAGTTGCAACCAGGTGCAATGCTTAATGAATTAAGAATGAACCAGTTAATGAATGAAAAATAA